Proteins encoded in a region of the Ziziphus jujuba cultivar Dongzao chromosome 3, ASM3175591v1 genome:
- the LOC107421883 gene encoding uncharacterized protein LOC107421883, which yields MPSSSSPPSSSLSSQSNPFQTILDSARPFIRGELESIDKNLPSLVAVLRSVGSGECWHKHGSFLEHLVDIYRILKLWKAQDSVCLCGLFHSAYSNSYVNLAIFDPSTGRDVVRSHVGEAAERLIHLFCIVPRQPLIHDDLLFHYTDSELEEHLKQSEISLRNAKEKGLFNEEEGWRRKLQALLPSDGVIVKHIKTGEDVRVSRRLVAVFLMMTMADFSDQLFGFQDELFDNSNGKLEFKGNNYVALWPGNGKPGLWMNSISRMGALYSLIMREEEIFIEKRKRVGGEDHDGNRDEDLELVIPPVFENCTKVLDAKDQIIARDMYWEAVCEESNKGLERAEELLLKCIEKNPFVGEPHVVLGQVYLAKGRYEEAETEAENGVRLILEWGSPWDKRTSWEGWIAWGRVLYMKAKEKSWPQHSWGILNLGLVK from the coding sequence atgccatcatcatcatcaccaccatcatCGTCGCTCTCTTCTCAATCCAACCCCTTCCAAACCATCCTAGACTCGGCCCGTCCATTCATACGTGGAGAGCTCGAATCCATTGACAAAAACCTCCCTTCTCTCGTCGCCGTCTTGCGCTCCGTCGGATCCGGCGAGTGCTGGCACAAACACGGCAGCTTTCTCGAACACCTCGTCGACATATACCGCATTCTCAAGCTATGGAAAGCTCAGGACTCCGTCTGCCTCTGCGGTCTTTTTCACTCTGCCTATTCCAATTCCTATGTCAATCTCGCCATTTTTGATCCTTCAACCGGCCGCGACGTGGTTCGTAGCCATGTCGGAGAAGCTGCAGAGCGGTTGATCCACCTCTTTTGTATTGTCCCTCGGCAGCCATTGATCCACGACGATCTTCTATTCCATTACACGGATTCGGAGCTCGAAGAACATCTCAAACAGTCTGAGATTTCGCTCAGAAACGCAAAAGAGAAAGGTCTGTTCAACGAAGAAGAAGGCTGGAGGAGGAAACTTCAAGCTTTACTTCCTTCCGATGGGGTAATTGTGAAGCACATCAAGACTGGCGAAGATGTTAGAGTTTCGAGAAGGTTGGTTGCAGTGTTTCTGATGATGACAATGGCGGATTTCAGCGACCAGCTTTTCGGTTTCCAAGACGAATTGTTCGATAACTCGAACGGGAAGCTCGAGTTCAAAGGCAACAACTATGTGGCTCTTTGGCCTGGAAATGGAAAGCCAGGGTTATGGATGAATTCGATCTCTAGGATGGGAGCTTTATACTCGTTGATTATGAGAGAGGAAGAGATATTCATCGAAAAGAGGAAAAGGGTTGGTGGGGAAGATCATGATGGAAATCGAGATGAAGATTTGGAACTTGTTATACCCCCGGTGTTCGAGAATTGCACAAAAGTTTTGGATGCAAAAGACCAAATAATTGCAAGAGATATGTATTGGGAAGCTGTTTGTGAAGAATCCAACAAAGGGTTGGAGAGAGCAGAGGAGTTGCTATTAAAGTGTATAGAGAAAAACCCATTTGTTGGAGAGCCACATGTGGTATTGGGTCAGGTTTATTTGGCGAAAGGGAGATATGAGGAGGCTGAGACAGAAGCTGAAAATGGGGTGAGATTAATATTGGAATGGGGTAGTCCATGGGATAAGAGGACGTCTTGGGAAGGATGGATTGCTTGGGGAAGAGTTTTGTATATGAAAGCAAAAGAGAAATCTTGGCCACAACATTCATGGGGAATTCTCAATTTGGGACTTGTCAAGTAA
- the LOC107421884 gene encoding ABC transporter F family member 4, with protein sequence MGKKKTEESGAAVKAKTNSSKDVKKEKISVSAMLASMDQKPEKPKKGTSSTAKAKSAPKISSYTEGIDLPPSDDEEEYVSGDEQSNQHKRADFKPLDVSITGKELKKREKKVIEAARAIEQAKEEALKDDHDAFTVVIGSRASVLDGEGEADANVKDITIENFSVAARGKELLKNTSVKISHGKRYGLVGPNGMGKSTLLKLLAWRKIPVPKNIDVLLVEQEVIGDDNTALEAVVSANEELVKLRQEVASLQNSISATGGEENDDGYDDDNVGEKLAELYEKLQIVGSDSAEAQASKILAGLGFTKDMQGRATRSFSGGWRMRISLARALFVQPTLLLLDEPTNHLDLRAVLWLEEYLCRWKKTLVVVSHDRDFLNTVCNEIIHLHDLKLHFYRGNFDDFETGYEQRRKEANKKFETFDKQMKAAKRSGDRVQQDKVKDRAKFVAAKEASKKKGKGKVEEDDTPIEAPKKWRDYSVEFHFPEPTELTPPLLQLIEVSFSYPNREDFRLSNVDVGIDMGTRVAIVGPNGAGKSTLLNLLAGDLVPSEGEVRRSQKLRIGRYSQHFVDLLTMDETPVQYLLRLHPDQEGFSKQEAVRAKLGKFGLPSHNHLTPIVKLSGGQKARVVFTSISMSRPHILLLDEPTNHLDMQSIDALADALDEFTGGVVLVSHDSRLISRVCDDEERSEIWVVEDGTVKKFDGTFEDYKEELQKEIKAEVDE encoded by the coding sequence ATGGGGAAGAAGAAGACAGAAGAATCTGGTGCAGCAGTAAAAGCTAAGACCAACAGTTCTAAAGAtgtgaagaaagagaaaatttcTGTGTCTGCCATGTTAGCGAGCATGGACCAAAAACCCGAAAAGCCCAAGAAAGGAACTTCCTCAACTGCTAAGGCAAAATCAGctccaaaaatttcatcatacaCTGAAGGTATTGATCTTCCTCCCtctgatgatgaagaagagtaTGTCTCAGGAGATGAACAATCGAATCAGCACAAAAGAGCTGACTTCAAGCCACTAGATGTATCCATAACTGGCAAAGAGTTAAAAAAGCGTGAGAAGAAGGTTATTGAAGCTGCCCGTGCCATCGAGCAGGCAAAGGAGGAGGCTCTTAAGGATGACCATGATGCTTTCACTGTTGTAATTGGAAGTCGGGCATCAGTTCTTGATGGGGAAGGTGAAGCTGATGCTAATGTAAAAGACATAACAATTGAAAATTTCTCTGTGGCAGCACGAGGTAAAGAACTTCTAAAAAATACGTCAGTTAAAATATCTCATGGGAAGAGGTATGGTTTGGTCGGACCAAATGGAATGGGCAAGTCTACCCTTTTAAAGCTTCTTGCTTGGAGGAAGATTCCAGTACCAAAAAACATTGATGTGCTATTGGTTGAACAGGAGGTAATTGGTGATGATAACACTGCACTTGAAGCAGTTGTTTCAGCTAATGAAGAACTTGTCAAACTCCGGCAAGAGGTCGCATCTCTTCAGAACTCTATTTCTGCTACAGGGGGTGAGGAAAATGATGATGgttatgatgatgataatgtggGAGAAAAGCTTGCTGAACTATACGAGAAATTGCAGATAGTTGGGTCAGATTCTGCTGAAGCACAGGCCTCAAAGATTCTTGCTGGTCTGGGATTCACAAAGGATATGCAAGGTCGGGCTACTCGGTCATTTAGTGGTGGCTGGAGGATGAGAATTTCATTAGCTAGGGCACTTTTTGTGCAGCCAACTCTTTTGTTGCTTGATGAGCCCACAAACCATCTCGACCTGAGGGCTGTTCTCTGGTTGGAAGAGTACCTGTGCAGGTGGAAGAAAACTTTGGTGGTTGTTTCACACGATCGTGATTTCCTCAACACAGTCTGCAATGAGATTATTCATCTTCATGACCTGAAACTCCACTTTTACCGTGgaaattttgatgattttgaaACTGGGTATGAGCAGCGTCGCAAAGAGGCAAACAAGAAGTTTGAAACTTTTGACAAGCAGATGAAAGCTGCCAAAAGGAGTGGGGACCGAGTTCAGCAGGATAAGGTCAAGGATCGAGCAAAATTTGTGGCAGCTAAAGAAGCATCGAAGAAGAAGGGCAAGGGCAAAGTGGAAGAGGATGACACTCCCATTGAGGCTCCTAAGAAGTGGAGGGATTACAGTGTGGAGTTCCACTTTCCAGAACCTACTGAGCTTACACCTCCACTCTTGCAACTTATTGAAGTTAGCTTCAGTTATCCAAACCGTGAGGATTTCAGGTTGTCAAATGTTGACGTGGGTATTGATATGGGGACTCGAGTTGCGATTGTTGGGCCTAATGGAGCTGGAAAATCTACCCTGCTCAACCTTCTTGCAGGTGATTTGGTTCCTTCAGAGGGTGAAGTGCGGAGGAGTCAGAAGTTGAGGATTGGTAGGTACTCCCAGCATTTTGTGGATCTCTTGACAATGGATGAAACACCGGTTCAGTATCTTCTTCGGCTCCATCCCGACCAAGAAGGATTTAGTAAGCAAGAAGCTGTCCGTGCAAAGCTTGGAAAGTTTGGACTCCCCAGCCACAATCATCTTACCCCCATTGTGAAATTATCCGGAGGGCAAAAAGCTCGAGTTGTATTCACATCAATATCCATGTCAAGGCCCCACATTTTACTATTGGATGAACCCACCAATCATTTAGATATGCAGAGCATTGATGCACTTGCTGATGCACTTGATGAATTCACTGGTGGAGTTGTTCTTGTCAGTCATGACTCAAGGTTGATATCACGTGTGTGTGATGATGAAGAGAGAAGTGAAATTTGGGTTGTTGAAGATGGTACTGTGAAGAAATTCGACGGGACTTTTGAGGATTACAAGGAGGAGCTACAGAAAGAAATTAAAGCTGAGGTTGATGAGTGA